DNA from Triticum aestivum cultivar Chinese Spring chromosome 7D, IWGSC CS RefSeq v2.1, whole genome shotgun sequence:
AGACGACGGCGACGATGGAGTAAACTTCACGCCTCCCCGCAGCCGATCTCCTATATATAAACACACCGCGCCCTTTTCCCCACTCCCCCTCCCTACTAcaacccccccctctctctctccgtaGTCTacaccctctccctctctctgtctctctctgcaaGTCGCCATGAACATTCCAAGCAAATGCACGACCCATGGGCGCCACTTTGCACTTGCAAAGTGAGATAGGAAGCTGCGGCCTGCCCTGCTCCCTTTACCACTACCGTGCAAGGACGTCCCTGTGAACTACAAGCTACCTAGCTAGTGCGGCTATTAGTTCGTACGTACGTGCTCGAGCCACTGAGCTGAGCTAGTTTGTGCGTGCTATTACAAGCTGTTGCCAGGTGGTCAGCGGCAGCCATGGAGAGGACGCCGGTGATGGTGAGGCAGGGCGGCCAGGAGGTGCTGAGGCAGCTGCCGCCCGGGTTCCGCTTCCGCCCTACAGACGAGGAGCTGGTTGTGCAGTACCTCCGCCGAAAGGCCCTTGCCCTCCCGCTCCCAGCTGCTGTCATCTCCGATGTCCACAACCTCTACAGCCTCGACCCCTGGGACATCCCCGGTACGCCACGCACGCAGCACAaacacggccgccgccgccgacgacactGCTAGCCATACGATGTGTTACATGTACTATACTGAAAGCTGCCGTTTTGACTCGTTTCCAGgcgcgagagagggggagaagtaCTACTTTGCGGTCCGGCCGGCCGCCGGCGCCAAGAGGGGTGGCAGGACCACGACGGCGAGCGGGTGCTGGAAGCCTGCGAGCGCGAGGGAGAGGCCGGTGGTGGTGTCCCGGTGCGGCCGGAGCCACCTCGTCGGCGTCAAGAAGTCCCTGGCCTTCGTCCCCCGACGTGGCAAGGGCAAGGGCTCCAAGGCCCCGCCGGCGTCAGCGCAGACCGGCTGGGTCATGCACGAGTACCGCCTCGCCCTGCCGCATCACCACAAGAATGTGAGCACTAACTCATCCTCCTTGATTGCTGAATTATTAGACGCAACTTGATTTAATTGATTGCCATTAATTTGTTCTTACTGCATGTACTGTGTCAATTACTCTCCTTCCGAATAATGTTTTTTTACTTGTTCCGAATAATGTTCTTGTACTTGTTCAACTGCACTGCTGCAGCTGTGTGTTAGTAGTGCTACTCCAATCTCCGATCCTTAGCTTTGGATGACAGCTCCATCAGTTGCAAAGCATAAACTGATAGAGTACAATTAAGCTAGTACTGATAATTGAAGCTGCTATATATAATTTTATGTTTAGGCTTTCACTGTTAGTATCCATACCTCGGGTTTTGCTTAGATTAGGTCAGTTTTTTCAGATTGCTGACGTATCGAATTGAACAGTTTTGCTGGAGTTCTCACGAATCTCCTGTAAAATTCCTGCGTTTCAGACGGTTTTTTTCCAGGTTTTTTCACTTAGCTAGTTAACTAGCTAGCAGGATCGTGCGTACATGTTCAACCTTGGCACGGAGCTGTCTTTTCAGCTTAACTTTGATTGTATCGACAGTTACCAACTACTTAACTCAAATATACGGCGCCCATGATGTCAGAATTAGCGTAACCTAATTAACCAGCTTAACTATGAGGCATACATAAAGTTCACAGTTGACATAACCACTCTTGCCGAGATTAATAACTGTGTTTAATTAAGCTAGTTACATAGAGTAGGTAAGTAGCTACATATATAGCTAGGACACATAGGCATCTCCGCTAGCTAGATGCATATACCTGCAAGCAAGATAGTTCATCAAACTGTGACAACTTGCAAAACTGCCAATTATTTGACCTGACCAATATATGGATGGATGGACGGATCGATCCTGTTGTAATTAAATTGCTTGGGATGGTAGTGGTCGCCGTTGCAATTTATGCTGATACGGAGAGGTGGTTG
Protein-coding regions in this window:
- the LOC123164921 gene encoding NAC domain-containing protein 83 — its product is MERTPVMVRQGGQEVLRQLPPGFRFRPTDEELVVQYLRRKALALPLPAAVISDVHNLYSLDPWDIPGAREGEKYYFAVRPAAGAKRGGRTTTASGCWKPASARERPVVVSRCGRSHLVGVKKSLAFVPRRGKGKGSKAPPASAQTGWVMHEYRLALPHHHKNGCCLAEAGTEEWVVCRIFQRDRSSSSSNRQTPGIQGTDAHHTMPPSPSSSSSSSCVTSGGGSPDMQEEVSS